The genomic stretch AGTTGCCGCTCGATTTCCGCGACCGCCAGGTCGGCGTGAAAACGCCCGTTCTCGATGAACACCTGGTTGGTCTTGCCGGCGAAGCCCGCCGACCCCACCACGAACAGGCCCGGCACCGTGCTCTCGTAATGCTCGCTCAGTACCAGGCACTCGTCGGGGTGTTGCGCCAGGTTCAGCCCATTCAGGAACGACAGGTCCGGGCGGTAGCCGGTCAGCGCGAAGGTAAAGTGCGTGGGGAGATTCCAGGTGCTGCCGTCCTCTTTTTGCACCACCACGTGCTCCGGCTGGATGTCCACGACCCTCGAATTGAAGTGGGCGGCGATGCTGCCCTCCTTGATGCGGTTTTCCAGGTCGGGCCGCACCCAGTACTTGATGGTCTTCTTCAGTTCGGAATCGCGCACGACCAGGGTAACGTTCACGCCGCTGCGCCACAGGTCCAGGGCGGCGTCGGCGGCACTGTTGCCCGCGCCGATCACGGTCACGTTCAGGCCCATGAAGGGGTGCGCCTCGGTGTAGTAGTGCGAGACGTTCTCGCTGTCTTCACCGGGAATGCCCATGAACAGCGGATTGTCGTAGTACCCGGTGGCGACCACCACGCGCCGCGCCTCGATCACGCCGCTCTCGCCGTCCTGGGCCTCGATTTCCAGCGTGAAGCCGGCCGGGGCCGCGTGAACCCTCTTCACCTCGGTGTACTGGCGCACGTTCAGGTTCTCGCGCTGCGTCACCAGGCGGTAGTACATCAGCGCGTCGCGGCGATCCGGTTTGTCGTGCCCGGTCACCATCGGGTGATTCCCGATCTCCAGTTCCGGCGCAGTCGTGAAGAACGACATGTACGTGGGGTACTCGAAGATGGCGTTCACCACGCATCCCTTTTCCAGCACCACGTAACTGAGGCCGGCGCGTTTACAGGCGATGGCCGCCGCCAGCCCCACCGGGCCGGCCCCCACAATGGCCACATCAACTAAACCGTCAAATAAACTCATGCGCCTATTCTGGCAGGCCCACCCCTCCGGCACTGTTCACTGGAGCAGCAAGGGACTCCTCAGGGCTTGCGGTCCGTGAACGTGACTTGCACCGGCTCACCCTGCGTGGCATTCAGGATGCGCAGGCCCGCCCACTCGGCCTGCGGGTCATTCGGCAGGCGCAGGGTCAGGGTTTTCGTTTCACGGCCCTTGAGCACCCGCACCTCGGCGGCCACGTCGCCGGACCAAGCGCACTGGCTGCCGGGCGGGCAGCGGCTGTCGAGCACCTTCAGCAGCGTGACCGTCTGGAAACCCAGTTTGCCGGTCTGGCCGGCACTCAGGGTCAACTGAGCCGGGCGAATCATGGTGCAGGAGGCCAGCAGGCCCGAAGCGAGAAGCGGGAGCAGCAGCGTGGATCGTTTTTTCATCTGGTGCTCAGTTTTTCATCCGTGAAGGTAATTTGCACAGGGGTGCGGTCGGTCGTGAGCTTGCCGGCCGCGTCGGCAATTCTCAGGCCGGCCCAGACCGTTCCGGCATTTTCCGGGGTCTGAAGGGTTAAAAACCGCCACCGGCCCTCCTGCTTCACCAGGACTTTGGCAATCAGCTCCCCGGCGCGAATACAGCGGGCGTTCATGGGACAGCGGTTGTCCTGCACGCTGATGACCGTGACCTGCTGCCTTCCCAGCATGCCCGTCTGCCCGCGCTGCAGGGTCACGGTGGCGGCAGAGGCAAAGGAACTGGTCAACAGCAAGGTGAAGGCGAGGGCTTTCATGCCCTCAGCGTGCCCGCCCTGCCTGAAAAGGGGCTGACGCCACCTGATTCACGCCCTCACATTGTGGGCTGTAGCGTGGCCGGCGAGATGCTGCCAGCAGCCCGGGCAGATTCACAGAGAACGGCTCAGTCGCACAGCAGCGTCAGGAAATCGTCGTTGCTGCTGGCAAGCGTCTGAAACCCCTGGGCCTTGTGGCGCAGGCCCATGCGTTCGTAGCAGTCGGCCAGTTTCAGCGCAAAGAACTGCGTGGCCTGCGCGTCCTGCCGCAACTCCGCGACTTCCAGGCAGGTGCGGTAGTGCATCACGGCCAGGTGGTACTGCGCCAGGCGGGCAGCCTGTTCGGCCCGGCAGTGTGTCATGCGGAGGGTCACGATGTCACAGGTGACGCTGCTGGGGGCGCTCATACCTGGCAGTTTAAGCAGAATGAGGAGAAATTGAATGCAAGCTGAAGCAGGTTTCAGACGTGCCGGACGTTGTTTTTTTGGAGTGGGCGAAATAGGGGCGTGTCATTCCGGCTGGACGGAACTTACTGGGACGGGTTCTCAACAGCCCGGCGGGCCCGCACGGTCATGTTGGGCAGGTTCACGTCCGCGAACTGCACTTTCAGCGCCGTTCCAGCGGGTTCCGGGGTGCTCATGGGCACGTCGAAGGCCAGATCAGGAATCAGCACGGTGGCCTGTGGGCCGCGCCTGTCCACGATCACGGCGTCCCACACCCGCCCGGGCTGCGCCGCGATAAAGCGCAGGGTGTGGTGGCGGCGGCTGAGGCGTTCTGCCTGCCGCGTGCCGTCGGCGTTCAGCTGGGCCTGGGCAATGTGAGACGCCATCACCTTGCTGCTCATCGGTTCGGTTCCCGCCAGGAACGCCCGGAGCTGCTGGTGCACCACCAGGTCCAGGTAACGGCGCATGGGGCTGGTCACCTGCGCGTACAGGTCGAGGCCCATGCCGTGGTGCGGCCCCGGCGACGGTTGAAAACGCGTGCGGGCCAGCGTCTTGCGCCGCGCCCAGTGGGCGCTCAGGGTGTCGCCGCTCACCTCGCGCGTGGGGTAGTCCTGCGTGGCAAAGGGCAAGGGGATTTCATTGTCGTCGGCAAAAATCGCGGCTCCCCAGCCGGCCAGGGTCATGCACTCCTGCACCACCTGGCGCATCTCCGGTTTCGGCAACGGCCACACCGCCGCACTCGCCTCGTCGGCCTTGACGCGCACCTCCGGCAGATCGATGCTCAGCGCCCCCTCCGATTCGCGCAGCGTGCGGCTGGCGCGGGCCAGTCGGGCCAGGGTCACGAAGGGTTCCTCGCCCGCCTCGAGGTTGGCCTGGGCCTCGCTGTAAGTCAGCCGCTGGACGCGAACCGTGCTCAGCACGACATCCACCGCGTCGGCGTTGCCGTCGGCATCGAGGTCAAGCGAAATGGACAGCGCCGGCGTGGTCTCGTGGAGCCCCAGCCCGGCCTTGTGCACCAGCGCGTCCGGCAGCATGCCGATGGTCTGGTCCGGCAGGTACAGCGTCGCGCCCCTGGCCCGGGCTTCCACGTCCAGCGCACTGTCCGGCGGTACCAGCGCGGCCACGTCCGCCACGTGCACCCACAGCCGCGTCAGGCCCCCGCCGATCTCCTCGATGCCCACCGCGTCGTCCGGGTCTTTGTTGCCCTCATCGTCTATGGCAAAGACGGGCAGGTGCGTCAGGTCAAGGCGTTCCTCGGGCGCGAAGTCGGGCACCGGGAGGTCGAGTGGGTGCAGGGCCGCGTGCAGGCGGTCGGCGTAAGGCGTGCGGGCCTCCGACCAGACCCCCAGTTGCAGCAGCAGCGCGTGGGCGGCCTGCGGCGTTTCCGGCAGATTCAGTTCGCGCAGAGTGCGGCTTTTTTCCTGTTTGCCACGCGCCAGCAGCTCCACTTCGGTGCGCTGTGCGGGCGTCAGTTCAGGCAAGGGAGAAGTCACGGCAAAGAGGATACCCCTCGCTTCCTGCGGCGCAGCGCTGCGCGTCCCGAAGAGCAGGAAAGGCGACTGTTCTGGAAAGCAGCGTCCTCTCCTGTCCAGCGGATTCACCCTGTTGCCGCAGTGATGAGCCACAGGTTTCTAAAAGAGGAGCCTTTGCAAGCCAGACTTCAACGATTTGAAAGCCTAGCTTTACATCTGATTTCAGACTCGATACCCGCCCTTCAAAAAACACGCCCCACACGCTCTTTTTCAAATCGTCTTTAGCATATATAAAACTGTGTTTGACAATTTATCAAGCTCGTGTTTCAATTCTTTCAGGAGGAAGATATGACTGACGACACCCACCCGCAAGGCAGCTTCCGTGAACACGTCCAGCGTCTCGTGACCGAGGGCAAACTCACTGCCGAGGAGGCCGCCCACCTGCTGGAAGGCACCGACACCCCGCCTGCGCCGCCCAGCAACACCATTGCCCAGTACGTGCAGGCCATAGAGGACGGCGAGGCACCTGGCCTGAACCTGAATCTGGAAATCGAGGGCTATGTCCTGAGCGTGGTGCAGGACAGCAGCGTGAATGCCCCCACGCTGAGCGCCAACCGCGAAGGTGAACTGGCCCTGACGGCCACGCCGAGCGGCCTGCGCCTGAAACGCGTTCGGCACAGCGACTGGAGTTCCCTGAAGGCGGTGCTGACCCTGCCCTTCAAGCCGCAGCACGTGCAGGTCGAGATCAACGGCGGCAGCCTCAGCCTCGGCGACATCGCCGGGGAAATGCGGGCGGAAGTGAACGGGGGCAACGTCACCATGAGTGCCGCCAGCACCCTGAACGCCGAAGTGAACGGCGGCAACTTCACCGCCGGGAACATTGCCGGCCCCACCAAAATGGAAGTGAACGGCGGCAACATCACGGTGATGCACGCCACCACGCTGGATGCCGAAGTGAACGGCGGCAACCTGCGCTGGGCGGGCCTGCTGAGCGGCGGCACCCACCGCACCGAGGTCAACGCCGGGAACGCCACCCTGACCCTGCTGCCGGGCAGCAGCGTGCGGGTGGACGCCGAAGTGACTCTGGGCAACTTCAAGGCCGAGTTTCCCACGCAGAAAAGCGGCGGGTTCATGGAAGCGCACTACACCGGACAACTCGGCGGCGGCGAGGCCCTGCTGCGCTGCGAAGTGTCCGCCGGTCAGATCAAGCTCCTGACCGAACCAAGCTCCTGACTGAACACTGAGACCTGAGCCTGAGGAGAAAGAGATGAACGTCACCAGCGCCGTCACCACGCAACGCGGCATCAGCGTGAGCCTCACCGTTCCTGCCGGACGCTACCGGATCATTCGCCGCGCCCACCTGTACCGCCTCAGAGTCCGCAGCGCCCTGACAGCTGTTCAGGTACCCGTCCAGGCATCCGTTCAATCTGGGGGGCAGCAGGTGCAGGCACTCACCGGGCCGCACCCTGGGTGGTGGACGGGCCTCCAGACGTGGCTGCTGTTTCCGGATGCCGAGCAGGTGTACACCCGCAGGCAGGCCAGACAGGCCCTGGCCGCCGAGTACGGCAGGTACGCGCTGCCCGGCGCCTATGGCCGCCCGTACTCCACGCCTCTCTACCTTCCCTGACCCCGCCTCTGACCCCGCAAGGACACCCGACCATGAAAGAGAAAATCAAGAGAATCCTCGACCTGATCCGCAGCGGCAAACTGTCCCTGGACGACGCCGCGCCCCTGCTGGCCGCCCTGAACACCCGCCTGGCCCTGCAAACCACGGACCGCGAACTGCTGGACTCGCTGCTGAACCGCGAGGACATCGACACCGCGCAGATCGCCGAGCACCTGATGCTGCTGCGCGGCCTGAAAGACACGCCCCCCACCCCGCCGCAACCCCCGCGTCCGCCCCGCCCACCCGGTTTTCCCTTCGAGGCTTCCTGGGCCGAACGCGCCGCCGCCCACGCCGAACGCGAGGCTGCGCGCGCCGAACGGCACGCCCAGCGTGGGCGCCGCGCGGGCGGCATCGAGGGCATGGTGGAACGCATTACCGATACCGTAGAACGCGCCGTGGGCAGCGCCATGGAAGGAGTGGAACGCACCGTGATCGGAACCCCCTCGTACTCGTACGCTTACGACAAACAGGCCGCCAGCAACCGCATTCTGCGCATCGAAGCGCAGTCGGAAGACGGCCACAGTTACGACGCCAACCTGCCCATGAGCCTGGCGCCGCACCTGCACAAACTCATTCCCGAACACGGGCGCGCGGCGCTGGAAAAAGCCGGCATGACCATCGAGGCCCTGCAACTGATCATCGAGGCTGAGCCGCCCACCGGCAAAATCATCGACGCGCAGGACGAGGACGGCAACAGCGTCAGCATCAGCATCCGGTGAACCGCGCCCCCCGCCCTGGCCCCACGGGAAGCTGTCCCCGTGAGGCCACTTTTTGAGTTTTCCGAGTCCCGCGCCGCAGAAGGGGGCCGCAAAAGGTGGAGAATGAACCCATGCAACAGCGCCCCTGGCTGATAGACGGTCACCTCGACCTGGCTTACAACGCCCTGGAGGGCCGTGACCTGCGTTTAACCTTAAGCGAGTTGCGGGCCGCCGACCCGCTGGCCCAGGTGGCTGAGGGGGCCGGACAGCGGGCCACCGTGACCTTCGGGGAACTTCAGGCCGCCGGCGCACGCCTGGTCTTCGGCACGATTTTTAGCATGCCGCAGGCCAAAAACAGCATGTCCGGCGCGACCCTCCCCGGCTACACCGACCACGCCGGGGCGCGGCTGCAGGGCCTGCAGAATCTGGAGGTGTACCAGCGCTGGGAAGACCAGGGCTTGATCCGCATCCTGAAAACGCGCCAGGCGGTGGCGCAACACCTGGATACCTGGACGCCCCAGGCCCCACTGGGCGTCGTGCTGCTGATGGAAGGCGCCGACCCCATCCGTGACGCAGACGACCTGCCGTTCTGGGTGGAGTGCGGCGTGCGCCTGATCGGGCCGGCCTGGCAGAAAACCCGTTTTGCCGGTGGCACCGCAACACCCGGCCCTCTCAGCGACCTGGGCCAGGAGCTGATTCGCGCCATGCACGACTTGCAGCTGACCATGGACGCCTCGCACCTCGACGACGCCGCCTTCTGGGACGCCGCCGAAATCGGCGTGCAGATGATCGCCTCGCACTCGAACACCCGCACGCTGGTCGACGGCAACCGCCACCTGACCGACGAGATGGTCAGGGCGATTGCCGAGCATGGCGGCATGATCGGCCTGGTGTTCTGCAACTCCTTCATTAAGCGCGGCTGGAAGCGCGGCGAACCGCGCCCGACCCTGAGCGACCTGGCCGCGCACACGCAGCATTACGCTGGCCTCATCGGCTGGCAGCGCCTGGGCCTGGGCACCGACATGGACGGCGGCTTCGGCGCGGAAGGTTCGCCAGACCCCATCGAAACCTACCGCGATGTGCCGCGCTTCCTGGAGACTATTCCCGCCGAGCACCGTGAAGACGTCGCCCACGGCAACTGGGAACGCTGGCTGAGAGAGAAGTTCTGACGAAAGCTGCGCCCTTCACCCATCATCTTTTCACGGCTCACCACCCCCTACAGTAGGTTTATGCGCCCACTTCCCATTCCCTTCCCTGATGAAACCGAAGCGCCGCTGGTCACGGAACTGGTGTTCCCGTCCAGTGGCACCAAAGTCAGCGGCGTCTTCGAGTTGAACGAATTCGCCACGCTGACGCCCGAGAACCTGGAGTTCCTGCGCCTGTACATCAAGGTGCGCGGCAACCTCAAGGAGGTCGAGCGCGTGCTGGGCCTCAGTTACCCCACCGTCCGCGCCCGCTTCGACACGCTGCTGCGCGCCATCGGGTACGAACCGGAACTGGCCGACCCGCAGGACGAGGTGTTGGAGAAGCTGGAAAAGGGCGAGATCACCGCCGACGAGGCCGCCCGCAAGCTGCGGCGTTAAGGACTGCTGGTCAATGGGCCGAACTGTTCAGGTTGAGCAGGATCACCCCGGCAATGATCAAGGCAATGCCCAGCACGGCTTTAGCGTTCAAACCCTCGTTGAAGATCAGCCAGCCGATCACCGCGATCAGGGCGGTGCCCACACCTGACCACACGGCGTAGGCGGTGCCCAGCGCCATACCGCGGCCCAGGGCCAGACTCAGCGAGTAGAACGCGCTGGCGTACCCGGCGACCACCACCAGTGACGGCCCCAGCACCGTAAAACCTTTCGAGAGTTTCAGCGCAGAAGTCCCAATGACTTCGGCCACAATGGCGATCAGCAGGTAAATCCAGGGGTTCATCCGGTGGTTATCGTACCAGGAGTCTGCTCAGGTCATCCCACACCATCCGGAGTTCCCTGAGTGCACCTTCCTGTTTTTCACCTGCTGCGCTGGCGCCCTGCCGGGCGTACCAGTGGCGGGTGGGGTTCACGTCCAGAACCCAGAGCGCCATATTCTTCGCGCCGCCTGTCTGAAGTTCACGGGCAAGGGCGTGTAGGAGGGCCTTCCCGATCCCGTGCCCTTGCACTTCCTTCAGGCTGTAGAGCGTGTACAGTTCGGCTTCATACCCGGGGTATTGTCGCGCGGGGCCGCCAGAGGCGAAAGCCACGATCCAACCGTTCAGTTCCGCGCGTTCAGTTCCGCGGCCAGCACGGGCCGCCCCGGGTCGGGGGTGAGGCGCTGGGTAAGCCAACTTTCCTCACTCCGTTGCCGGGCCGCGTCACTGGTCATCCTGCTCAGAAAGTCGCCGGGCATCAGGCCCGGAGACGTTTCGCGCCAGCTTTGCGTGTAAACCTGAGCAATGCCGGGGGCGTCGTCGGGGCTTGCGGGGCGGATGCTGGCGTCCATAGGTCAGCATAAAAAAGAACGGCTGCGGTTGCACACGCCTTTTGACCCATTGCTTTATTCGCTTGTGCTGATGTTCAGGGCTTACTCGCCCTCGTCGATATACCTTTTCAGCGCGTCCAGCTGCACGATGATCGGGGTGCGGGCGCGGACGATGGCCCCATCCTTCTTGAGTTTGCCCAGCGAGTGACTGACCGTTTCGCGGGTGGCGCCGACCATGCGGGCGATATCTTCCTGATTCAGTTTGAGGTTCAGTTCGACGCCCTGGGGGTGAGGCCGCCCGAACTCGCGGGCCAGGCGGTACAGCAGGCTGGCGACGCGCTCGGGGGCGCTGTAGGCGCTGACGGTGGCCATCCAGTTCTGGGCCTCGAAGAGGCGGGCGGCCATCAGGCGAATGAGTTTCATGGCCAGGTCGTGCTTGGTGTTCAGCAGTTTCTGGAGTTCGTGGCGCGGCAGCACGATCAAGGTGGTGCGCTCCAGTGCTTCGGCCTGGGTGGGGCGGCGCTCCTCGGGTTGCAGCAGCAGTTCGCCAAAGGTGTCGTGCTGCCCGATGACGCCCAGGATGGCTTCCTTGCCGTTGGGAAACAGTTTGCTGATTTTGACGAGACCGCTGCGCACGAAGTACAGGGCGTCGGCGGGGTCATCCATGCGGTAGATGACCTCGCCGGGCTGATACGTGCGGTAGGGGGTGGCGGCGGCCACACGTTCGAGTTCGGCAAGCTCAAGGTCGGCGAACAGCTCCGTTCTTTTCAGGTGCCAGACCAGGCTTGGGTAGTTCATGATCTTAAGAAGAATACTCGGTTCCGCCGTGTAGCAACAGCCGGAGCAGACCAGGCCCTTAATGAAGGAAGAACCAGGCAGACAGGCGTGACATTCGCCCCTTAAAGTTTTATACTGAGTCTAATTAATTTTGTGCGGACTCCACCAGAACGGCGGAGTCTCTTTGTACAAGGAGAAAATCATGCCCACCTACAAAGCACCGCTGCGCGACATGAAGTTCATCATGAACGAGCTGCTGGAAGCCGACCAGCATCTGGCGGCCATGCCCTACTACAAAGACAACGACACCGCCGACGCCGACCTGCTGGGGCAGGTGCTGGACGAGGCCGCCCGCTTCGTGGAAACCGAAGTGCAACCCCTGAACCAGGTGGGCGACCGCGAAGGCTGCGTGCGCGACGAGCACGGCAACGTGACCACGCCCAGCGGGTTCAAGGCCGCCTACCGGAAGTTCTGTGACGCCGGCTGGCCCGGCCTGGACGCCGACCCGCAGTGGGGCGGTCAGGGCATGCCGCACCTGGTCAGCATCGCCATGAACGAGATGATTACCGGCGCGAACGTTGCCTGGGGCATGTACCCCGGCCTCAGCCACGGCGCCTACAGTGCCCTGGCCGCCGTCGGCACCGACGAGCTGAAGCAGCTGTACCTGCCGAAAATCGTGAGCGGCGAGTGGAGCGGCACCATGTGCCTCACCGAACCGCACGCTGGCACGGATCTCGGCATAATCCGCACGAAAGCGTCCGATAACGGCGACGGCAGCTACAGCATCACCGGCACCAAGATCTTTATCAGTGCCGGCGAACATGACCTGACCGACAACATCGTCCACCTGGTGCTGGCCCGCCTGGAGGGCAGCCCCGCCGGGACCAAAGGCATTTCCCTGTTCCTGGTGCCCAAGTTCATCCCTGCCTCCGACGGCTCGCTGGGTGAGCGCAACGGTGTGGTGTGCGGCAGCCTGGAACACAAGATGGGCATTCACGGCAACGCCACCGCCGTTCTGAACTTCGACGGGGCCAGGGGCTGGTTGGTCGGCGAGGTCAACAAGGGCATGAACCACATGTTCATCATGATGAACGCCGCCCGCCTCGGCACCGGCCTTCAGGGCCTGGGCCTGGGCGAGGTGGCCTACCAGAACGCCCTGGCCTATGCCAAAGACCGCCTGCAGATGCGCCACGAACCGCGCGTGAGCCGTGAAGCGGCCGATCCCATCATCGTGCATCCGGACGTGCGGCGCATGCTGCTGACCGGCAAGGCCTACACCGAAGCGGGCCGCGCCCTGGCGCTGTGGCTGGCCCTCAGCCTGGACACCGAGCACCACCACCCCGACGAGGCGGGGCGCCAGGAGGCGGGCGACCTGGTGGCCCTGCTGACCCCCATCGCCAAGGCGTTCATGACTGACAACGGCTTCAATGTGGCTGTTCTTAGCCAGCAGGTGTTCGGCGGCCACGGCTACATCGCCGAGTGGGGCATGGAACAGTTCGTGCGCGACGCCCGCATCGGCCAGATCTACGAGGGCACCAACGGGATTCAGGCCCTCGATCTGCTGGGCCGCAAGGTGCTGATGGACGGCGGCAAGAAACTGCAGAGCCTCGCCGGCACCCTGCAGGCCTTCGTGGAAGAACACGAGGGGGACGAAGCGATTGGCGACTACGTGAACCAGCTCGGCAAGGCCGCGCAGCAACTCGGCAGCCTGACCATGGTGATCGGCCAGAAGGCCATGAGTGGCCCCGAGGGCGCGGACGAAGTGAACGCCGCCGCCGTGGACTTCCTGCGCTTCTTCGGGCACGTCGTGTACGGCTACCTGTGGGCCCGCATGGCCAAACTGGCCCAGGACAAGATCGACGGTGGGTTCGACAAGGACGGCTTTTACCTCGGCAAAGTGCAGACCGCGAAATTCTACTTCGCCAAACTGTTCCCCGAAACCAAGGCGCTGGCCGCCACCATCAAGGCCGGCAACGAGAGCCTGGCCGTGGACGACCGGGCCGTGTTCGGCTGGGAACACGAACCCGCGCACGCCTGAACGAAGGTCATCTGAAACGCCTCTGCCCCCTGTGGGTGGGGGCGTTTTTCATGCTTCCCGACCGGGGAAAGCGTGGGCCGGAACTGACCTGACTTTTCCCAGCCGTGTCCGACTTGGCCACAGGCAGGGCCAGTTTCTTTTTCTGAAGTCTCGGTGTGGTCTTTTTGCAACGAACGCCAGGGTTTCGGCGTATAAGTGAGGGTATGAAGGTCACGCTGCCCCCACTTCCGGCCAGTGAGGGCCGCCCGTAATGCGCCCGAAGCTCATCAGGACGCTGCTGGGCCTGATCCTGCTGGCCTGCTCGGCGGTCATCGTGATGGATCAGCAGGGGGCCTTCGGCAACGAACCTTTCCCCAGTACGGGCAGCAGCACCGACAGTGCCGGCGGCCCCGCAGACCCGTCCAGCGGCGATCCCTACAATCTGCCGCCCGCCACGCCGGAGATTCCCGCGCCGCCCGACACGTCCAAACCGGCCCCTTCCACACCATCGGACGGCTCCCCGCCAGCCGAACCGATCTTCCCGGAAGCACCAGACCCGTCCGCCTCCGACACGTCCAGCCCGGACAACACCGCGCCAGACAGTCCCGCCACGGACAACTCAACACCGGACACGCCCGAAATCCTCCCCACCACGCCGGACACCTCCAGTAGCGATCAGTCCA from Deinococcus fonticola encodes the following:
- a CDS encoding SHOCT-like domain-containing protein; translated protein: MKEKIKRILDLIRSGKLSLDDAAPLLAALNTRLALQTTDRELLDSLLNREDIDTAQIAEHLMLLRGLKDTPPTPPQPPRPPRPPGFPFEASWAERAAAHAEREAARAERHAQRGRRAGGIEGMVERITDTVERAVGSAMEGVERTVIGTPSYSYAYDKQAASNRILRIEAQSEDGHSYDANLPMSLAPHLHKLIPEHGRAALEKAGMTIEALQLIIEAEPPTGKIIDAQDEDGNSVSISIR
- a CDS encoding YpdA family putative bacillithiol disulfide reductase, giving the protein MSLFDGLVDVAIVGAGPVGLAAAIACKRAGLSYVVLEKGCVVNAIFEYPTYMSFFTTAPELEIGNHPMVTGHDKPDRRDALMYYRLVTQRENLNVRQYTEVKRVHAAPAGFTLEIEAQDGESGVIEARRVVVATGYYDNPLFMGIPGEDSENVSHYYTEAHPFMGLNVTVIGAGNSAADAALDLWRSGVNVTLVVRDSELKKTIKYWVRPDLENRIKEGSIAAHFNSRVVDIQPEHVVVQKEDGSTWNLPTHFTFALTGYRPDLSFLNGLNLAQHPDECLVLSEHYESTVPGLFVVGSAGFAGKTNQVFIENGRFHADLAVAEIERQLQQQLA
- a CDS encoding Crp/Fnr family transcriptional regulator, translating into MNYPSLVWHLKRTELFADLELAELERVAAATPYRTYQPGEVIYRMDDPADALYFVRSGLVKISKLFPNGKEAILGVIGQHDTFGELLLQPEERRPTQAEALERTTLIVLPRHELQKLLNTKHDLAMKLIRLMAARLFEAQNWMATVSAYSAPERVASLLYRLAREFGRPHPQGVELNLKLNQEDIARMVGATRETVSHSLGKLKKDGAIVRARTPIIVQLDALKRYIDEGE
- a CDS encoding GNAT family N-acetyltransferase: MAFASGGPARQYPGYEAELYTLYSLKEVQGHGIGKALLHALARELQTGGAKNMALWVLDVNPTRHWYARQGASAAGEKQEGALRELRMVWDDLSRLLVR
- a CDS encoding DUF2089 domain-containing protein, producing MRPLPIPFPDETEAPLVTELVFPSSGTKVSGVFELNEFATLTPENLEFLRLYIKVRGNLKEVERVLGLSYPTVRARFDTLLRAIGYEPELADPQDEVLEKLEKGEITADEAARKLRR
- a CDS encoding DMT family transporter, coding for MNPWIYLLIAIVAEVIGTSALKLSKGFTVLGPSLVVVAGYASAFYSLSLALGRGMALGTAYAVWSGVGTALIAVIGWLIFNEGLNAKAVLGIALIIAGVILLNLNSSAH
- a CDS encoding DUF4097 family beta strand repeat-containing protein; this translates as MTDDTHPQGSFREHVQRLVTEGKLTAEEAAHLLEGTDTPPAPPSNTIAQYVQAIEDGEAPGLNLNLEIEGYVLSVVQDSSVNAPTLSANREGELALTATPSGLRLKRVRHSDWSSLKAVLTLPFKPQHVQVEINGGSLSLGDIAGEMRAEVNGGNVTMSAASTLNAEVNGGNFTAGNIAGPTKMEVNGGNITVMHATTLDAEVNGGNLRWAGLLSGGTHRTEVNAGNATLTLLPGSSVRVDAEVTLGNFKAEFPTQKSGGFMEAHYTGQLGGGEALLRCEVSAGQIKLLTEPSS
- a CDS encoding RNB domain-containing ribonuclease, which gives rise to MTSPLPELTPAQRTEVELLARGKQEKSRTLRELNLPETPQAAHALLLQLGVWSEARTPYADRLHAALHPLDLPVPDFAPEERLDLTHLPVFAIDDEGNKDPDDAVGIEEIGGGLTRLWVHVADVAALVPPDSALDVEARARGATLYLPDQTIGMLPDALVHKAGLGLHETTPALSISLDLDADGNADAVDVVLSTVRVQRLTYSEAQANLEAGEEPFVTLARLARASRTLRESEGALSIDLPEVRVKADEASAAVWPLPKPEMRQVVQECMTLAGWGAAIFADDNEIPLPFATQDYPTREVSGDTLSAHWARRKTLARTRFQPSPGPHHGMGLDLYAQVTSPMRRYLDLVVHQQLRAFLAGTEPMSSKVMASHIAQAQLNADGTRQAERLSRRHHTLRFIAAQPGRVWDAVIVDRRGPQATVLIPDLAFDVPMSTPEPAGTALKVQFADVNLPNMTVRARRAVENPSQ
- a CDS encoding dipeptidase, encoding MQQRPWLIDGHLDLAYNALEGRDLRLTLSELRAADPLAQVAEGAGQRATVTFGELQAAGARLVFGTIFSMPQAKNSMSGATLPGYTDHAGARLQGLQNLEVYQRWEDQGLIRILKTRQAVAQHLDTWTPQAPLGVVLLMEGADPIRDADDLPFWVECGVRLIGPAWQKTRFAGGTATPGPLSDLGQELIRAMHDLQLTMDASHLDDAAFWDAAEIGVQMIASHSNTRTLVDGNRHLTDEMVRAIAEHGGMIGLVFCNSFIKRGWKRGEPRPTLSDLAAHTQHYAGLIGWQRLGLGTDMDGGFGAEGSPDPIETYRDVPRFLETIPAEHREDVAHGNWERWLREKF
- a CDS encoding acyl-CoA dehydrogenase C-terminal domain-containing protein; its protein translation is MPTYKAPLRDMKFIMNELLEADQHLAAMPYYKDNDTADADLLGQVLDEAARFVETEVQPLNQVGDREGCVRDEHGNVTTPSGFKAAYRKFCDAGWPGLDADPQWGGQGMPHLVSIAMNEMITGANVAWGMYPGLSHGAYSALAAVGTDELKQLYLPKIVSGEWSGTMCLTEPHAGTDLGIIRTKASDNGDGSYSITGTKIFISAGEHDLTDNIVHLVLARLEGSPAGTKGISLFLVPKFIPASDGSLGERNGVVCGSLEHKMGIHGNATAVLNFDGARGWLVGEVNKGMNHMFIMMNAARLGTGLQGLGLGEVAYQNALAYAKDRLQMRHEPRVSREAADPIIVHPDVRRMLLTGKAYTEAGRALALWLALSLDTEHHHPDEAGRQEAGDLVALLTPIAKAFMTDNGFNVAVLSQQVFGGHGYIAEWGMEQFVRDARIGQIYEGTNGIQALDLLGRKVLMDGGKKLQSLAGTLQAFVEEHEGDEAIGDYVNQLGKAAQQLGSLTMVIGQKAMSGPEGADEVNAAAVDFLRFFGHVVYGYLWARMAKLAQDKIDGGFDKDGFYLGKVQTAKFYFAKLFPETKALAATIKAGNESLAVDDRAVFGWEHEPAHA